From the genome of Adhaeribacter pallidiroseus:
AAACTCTTTCAGGTAAGAGGTGGCTTTTTGCAAAGCGGCGGCAGCATCATTGCTCAAATAAGGACTGCCCCCGCTTACCTTCGGGTATTTTTCTACAATTTCGTCGAGTTTGGTGGTTAAAATATGCTGGTTTACGCCCAGTTTCTTCACCAAAAAGGTAATTACATTTTCGTCGGTTTGGAGGATGCCTTTTAGTATGTGGCCAGTCTCCACGACCTGTTGCTGGTTGCCACCCGCAATCTCTGTTGCTTTCTGGATGGCTTCCTGCGATTTAATGGTATAATTATTAAAGTTCATAGCTCAATTTTCCTACGCTCACGGTTGTGCTCTGTTATTATCAAATTACTTTCCAGGCGCTTTCTTAATTTAAATCCGGAAAAAATGTCTGTAATTTTTAGGTAAAATTTTAAAATTTAAGACATTATGGCTTAATGATTATTCCGTTTTAAGTTTAAGTATTTTCCCATAGAAAAAGTTAGAATTGGTTTTAATAAACCAGACAACTTTCCTTTGTTATAGGTTAAGAATATGACTTAAAATAAAGAAGAAAAGATATAATCCGTAATAACCTATTAGAGCCAATGCTATAGTAACACAGGTTTTAAAAAAAGAATTTAGTTTAAAGAATGTTACCTCTAAACCAGCGTGTTCTTCATTTACCAGAACATGTTTTAAAGTAGAAGAAAACCGGTATAAATACCAACTGGGCAAAAAATACAACGTTGCTTTGAATAAAGGACCTGTAATTCGGAGGATAAGGCCGGTGGTGGTATAGTCTATTCCGATCGGACCTTTTAATTCGTACAGGGATCTGCGGATTAGAAAGTCATCGAGGAAGGTGTTAAAAGTAAAAGCTTTTATTACCCAATAAGCAACGAGTATAAACCCCATAATGGCAAGCAGTTTAGCCCATTTGGCTATTTGTCGCAAAAGCTGGCGTCTGGGAGCTATTGCCGGCCACCCGGCTGGTTGCGGTTCTAAAGCACCGCCTGAAGTTGGACTGGCCATATTCATATTTTTTTAAATTTTTTAATAGGTAGTTAACGTGTAGGATTATAATTTAAATTTTAAGGTTGATAAGTCGACTTGCTGGGGATAGAAATAGTATAATGGCCGGAATGTAAAAAAGCTCCCGGATATTAACCGGAAGCTTTTAGCTATACCTTATTTAAAATGCAAACAACTAGTTTACTGATTTTTTTTGGTACTTCTTTTGGGTTTTGGAACCGGGATTGGAGGTACATCAGTATTGGTAGCAGTTAAATTATCGGCGGTTAAACCAGTAATAGCCACCGCCGGATCAAGAGTTGCCACGGAAGCTGTTGTAGCATCTAAGTTAGTAGAAGTAATAGTACTTTGCGTGCTTTTCCTGCGGTTGGTTGACGCTTTTAAAGGCGTTTCTGTTACGGGTAAACTGGCGCTTTCAGCAACTATCGTGGGATTAGCCGGAGTACTACTTTTTTTAAAAGCTGATTTTCTCGACTTGGTAGTTTCTTCGGATTGCTTATGCATAAGCGTGGCATTCAGTGCATCGGGTAAAATGGTGCTTTGCGCTACCTGCAGCTTTGCTTTAAAAGTAGGAACAGCCCGTTTGTCACCGGCTAATAAGGCTTTATACGCGGTACGCGCCACTTCTTCGGGCGTTGCTAAATCTCCTTGCGCTAGTTTACTGTCCTGGGCGCCAGCTACGTTAAAAAAGTTAGTATCCGTAGCTGGTGGGCAAAGAATAGTAACAGATACCGGCGCATCTTTTAATTCTTCTTGTAAAGCCTCACTAAAAGATAGAATAAAAGCTTTGGTGGCGCCGTAAACAGATTGTAGAGGAGTTGGTGTAAATGAAGCTACGGAGCCCACCTGTAATATTTTGCCGGAGCCCTGATTCAGCAAGTAAGGCAAAAATAATTTAGTAAGATGCACCAACGATATTATATTCAGGTGGATCATCGCTAGTTCTTTTTGCAGATTTGATTCTGTAAAAAGCCCGTATTCGCCAAAGCCCGCGTTGTTTACCAATATATTTACTTGCCAGCCTTGTTGCTGAACATGTTCGAACAAACGGCTAGGAGCATCGTCTTTACTTAAATCAATAGCAATGGTATTTAACCGAACATGGCTGAACTCGCTTTGCAATTGCCAGGCGGCATGATCCAGTTTGTCCACGTGGTGGGCTACCATAATAACGTGGTAATTATCCCGGGCAAACA
Proteins encoded in this window:
- a CDS encoding SDR family NAD(P)-dependent oxidoreductase, whose protein sequence is METIQNQSVLITGASSGIGFELARLFARDNYHVIMVAHHVDKLDHAAWQLQSEFSHVRLNTIAIDLSKDDAPSRLFEHVQQQGWQVNILVNNAGFGEYGLFTESNLQKELAMIHLNIISLVHLTKLFLPYLLNQGSGKILQVGSVASFTPTPLQSVYGATKAFILSFSEALQEELKDAPVSVTILCPPATDTNFFNVAGAQDSKLAQGDLATPEEVARTAYKALLAGDKRAVPTFKAKLQVAQSTILPDALNATLMHKQSEETTKSRKSAFKKSSTPANPTIVAESASLPVTETPLKASTNRRKSTQSTITSTNLDATTASVATLDPAVAITGLTADNLTATNTDVPPIPVPKPKRSTKKNQ